One Candidatus Korarchaeum sp. genomic region harbors:
- the rrp42 gene encoding exosome complex protein Rrp42, with the protein MFDQEILTHNLMKDYIRDLVERGQRLDGRGLYDYRPIDVLSGTFTKAEGESWLKLGETQVLVGVKADLGEPFPDTPDKGVFVSNVELLPVASPTFEPGPPDEGAIELARIVDRAIRSADAIDLSSLVISPGKLVYMLFLDMYVLDYDGNLEDSLTLASLIALGRTEVPEVVLKENGEVEVKERKRRLELKDIPINFTFVKIGNKMLLDPTIEEEGVCDASITIAINKEGKVCSIQKKHGTFKVDEILNMVSVAKGKWPELAEIVREAI; encoded by the coding sequence ATGTTCGATCAGGAGATCCTGACCCACAACCTGATGAAGGATTACATAAGGGATCTCGTTGAGAGGGGACAGAGGTTAGATGGCAGAGGTCTGTACGATTACAGGCCCATAGATGTGCTGAGCGGCACTTTCACTAAGGCTGAGGGTGAGTCCTGGTTGAAGTTAGGAGAGACACAGGTGCTCGTTGGGGTCAAAGCTGACCTCGGAGAACCGTTCCCCGATACCCCGGACAAGGGTGTTTTCGTATCGAATGTAGAGCTCCTTCCAGTCGCTTCACCGACGTTCGAGCCAGGCCCTCCGGATGAGGGAGCTATAGAGCTAGCTAGGATAGTGGATAGAGCAATAAGGAGCGCTGATGCTATAGACTTAAGCTCCTTGGTGATCTCCCCAGGAAAGTTAGTTTACATGCTTTTCCTGGACATGTACGTGCTCGATTACGACGGTAACTTAGAGGACTCCCTGACGCTGGCGAGCTTGATAGCATTGGGAAGGACCGAGGTACCAGAGGTCGTTCTCAAGGAGAACGGGGAGGTTGAGGTGAAGGAGCGCAAGAGGAGGCTTGAGCTCAAGGACATACCGATAAACTTCACATTCGTCAAGATAGGTAATAAGATGCTCCTAGACCCAACGATAGAGGAAGAAGGTGTTTGTGATGCCTCAATCACGATAGCGATAAACAAGGAAGGTAAGGTATGCTCAATACAGAAGAAGCACGGCACCTTCAAGGTCGATGAGATTTTAAATATGGTGAGCGTAGCCAAGGGTAAGTGGCCTGAACTCGCTGAGATAGTGAGAGAGGCGATATGA
- the rrp41 gene encoding exosome complex exonuclease Rrp41 — MPLYVERKPERLITEEGVRTDGRLPYEMRPIKMMVGVLERADGSAFVEWGGNRILAAVFGPREIHPKHMILPDRALIRARYNMAPFSTPERRRPGPDRRSIELSKVIREALKPAIFVENYPGAVIDIFVEVLRSDAGTRVAGINAASLALASAGVAMRGLVAACSIGRIGDFIVVDPNHDEDMWGDSDMPLAMTMESEEVTLLQADGTLSEDQLKQALELGRKAIRFVYEVQKEALKRPYHLIERGIGRLV, encoded by the coding sequence ATGCCCCTCTACGTTGAGAGGAAACCTGAGAGATTGATAACGGAGGAAGGAGTTAGGACCGATGGAAGGCTCCCTTACGAGATGAGGCCCATCAAGATGATGGTAGGAGTTCTAGAGAGAGCTGATGGATCTGCTTTCGTCGAATGGGGAGGGAATAGGATTCTAGCGGCCGTCTTCGGGCCCAGGGAGATTCATCCAAAGCACATGATCCTTCCCGATAGGGCTCTCATAAGGGCGAGGTACAACATGGCCCCCTTCTCGACCCCGGAGAGGAGGAGGCCAGGACCTGATAGGAGGAGCATAGAGCTCTCTAAAGTTATAAGAGAAGCTTTAAAGCCCGCTATATTCGTTGAAAATTATCCTGGTGCTGTAATAGATATATTTGTGGAGGTCTTGAGGTCGGATGCAGGTACCAGAGTAGCCGGGATAAATGCGGCATCCCTTGCCTTAGCTAGCGCTGGTGTCGCGATGAGGGGGCTCGTGGCTGCATGTTCAATCGGTAGGATAGGTGATTTCATAGTGGTTGATCCGAACCACGATGAGGACATGTGGGGTGACTCCGATATGCCGCTGGCGATGACGATGGAATCTGAGGAAGTGACTCTCCTCCAAGCTGACGGCACTCTCAGCGAGGATCAGTTAAAGCAAGCCCTCGAATTGGGAAGGAAGGCCATAAGGTTCGTTTATGAGGTCCAGAAGGAGGCTCTCAAGAGACCTTACCATCTGATTGAGAGGGGGATCGGGAGGTTGGTGTGA
- the rrp4 gene encoding exosome complex RNA-binding protein Rrp4 translates to MRWEVRLKLSEKLLYVRDREVVVPGQPLAKGKFKLGRDVYVDEIGIIRSKKLGLADLKDEEVSVVPLAGAYMPKEEDIVIGIIAKVSGNTILVDIRSPYQGAIPIPRSRVAERVDLRKYDLKVGDVILAKVKSFDGASSLILTIDFEGLGKLEGGYILEVDPAKVPRVIGKRQSMLSILKEKTRSEIIVANNGRIWVKPPSVRELIALEKALRKIEEESHVSGLSDRVISLLSQELM, encoded by the coding sequence GTGAGATGGGAGGTCAGGCTAAAGTTGAGTGAGAAGCTGTTGTATGTGAGGGATAGGGAAGTAGTCGTACCCGGACAACCCCTCGCTAAGGGGAAGTTCAAGCTAGGAAGGGATGTTTATGTAGATGAGATCGGGATAATAAGATCTAAGAAGTTAGGATTAGCTGATTTAAAAGATGAGGAGGTTTCCGTAGTACCGCTAGCTGGAGCTTACATGCCCAAGGAGGAGGATATAGTGATAGGCATCATCGCTAAGGTGAGCGGTAATACGATACTGGTGGACATAAGGTCCCCTTACCAGGGAGCCATACCGATCCCCAGGAGCAGGGTCGCTGAGAGGGTGGATCTCAGGAAGTATGACCTGAAGGTAGGTGATGTGATACTCGCGAAGGTGAAGTCCTTCGACGGTGCCTCTTCCCTGATACTCACAATAGATTTCGAAGGCTTGGGGAAGCTTGAGGGAGGTTACATCCTTGAGGTCGATCCGGCTAAGGTACCTAGAGTGATAGGGAAGAGGCAGTCAATGCTTTCCATACTCAAGGAGAAGACGAGGAGTGAGATAATAGTAGCCAATAACGGGAGGATCTGGGTGAAGCCTCCTTCAGTAAGGGAGTTGATAGCCCTTGAGAAGGCCCTGAGGAAGATAGAGGAGGAATCTCACGTTTCAGGGTTAAGCGATAGGGTGATCTCCCTTCTCTCCCAAGAACTCATGTAG
- a CDS encoding ribosome assembly factor SBDS, whose translation MPEPVIARITRAGKRFEIYVYPEKAYQFREGKQVDVRSILAVENVFTDARKSEIAPTSDLKKAFGTTDVYSIAEIILKEGEVQLTAEYRKKLQEEKMRWIVNYVHKNFVDPQTNLPHPPSRIEKAMREAKVRIDPMKEPEQQVKDVVDQLRKVLPLKTGQVRMVVTVPSSAWAKARSLLIGQGNVISEKWSEDGEKVTFVAEVPIGAQMLLFERIGEMGGQAKVE comes from the coding sequence GTGCCTGAGCCCGTTATAGCTAGGATAACACGGGCTGGGAAGAGGTTTGAAATATATGTGTATCCTGAGAAAGCCTACCAGTTCAGAGAGGGGAAGCAGGTGGATGTAAGGAGCATACTCGCTGTGGAAAATGTTTTCACTGATGCTAGAAAATCCGAGATAGCTCCTACCTCTGACCTGAAGAAGGCCTTCGGGACGACTGATGTGTACAGTATAGCGGAGATCATACTGAAGGAGGGTGAGGTGCAGCTGACCGCTGAGTACAGGAAGAAACTGCAGGAGGAGAAGATGAGGTGGATAGTAAATTATGTGCATAAGAACTTCGTCGATCCTCAGACGAACCTACCCCACCCTCCCTCTAGGATAGAAAAAGCGATGAGGGAGGCCAAGGTGAGGATAGACCCTATGAAGGAACCTGAGCAGCAAGTGAAGGATGTAGTTGATCAGCTTAGGAAAGTTCTTCCTCTGAAGACCGGACAGGTAAGAATGGTTGTAACGGTCCCGTCTTCAGCTTGGGCAAAGGCTAGGTCTCTACTCATCGGTCAGGGGAACGTGATATCTGAAAAGTGGTCAGAGGATGGAGAGAAGGTGACTTTTGTCGCAGAGGTACCGATCGGGGCTCAGATGCTCCTCTTCGAGAGGATAGGTGAGATGGGAGGTCAGGCTAAAGTTGAGTGA
- a CDS encoding archaeal proteasome endopeptidase complex subunit alpha, which yields MFPQVTGYDRAITVFSPDGRLLQVEYALSATKRTPLAVGMKCKDGVVLLAIRKYISPLATPPEKIYKIDEHIGAIAAGLVGDGLVLIERGRIEAQYNRLVYGEPITVKNLAKRLALYKQQFTQYAGLRPFGVMIILGGIDEGPELYVTHPGGAYYDYMAFAVGKNSDKVNETFRQTFKQEFSLDECLTYAVRVAMESEEEEVNENYLEIAVIDLTTRKFRELSREEIANYTRKAREG from the coding sequence ATGTTCCCTCAGGTCACCGGATATGATAGAGCCATAACGGTATTCAGTCCAGATGGGAGGCTCTTACAGGTAGAGTACGCTCTTTCAGCTACCAAGAGGACTCCTTTAGCGGTAGGAATGAAATGTAAGGATGGAGTCGTCCTCCTAGCGATAAGGAAGTACATCTCCCCTCTAGCCACACCACCTGAGAAGATATACAAGATAGACGAGCACATAGGGGCTATAGCGGCTGGGCTCGTCGGTGATGGTTTGGTCCTGATAGAGAGGGGTAGGATAGAGGCTCAGTACAATAGGCTAGTTTATGGGGAACCGATAACGGTGAAGAACCTAGCTAAGAGACTCGCTCTCTACAAACAGCAATTCACCCAATACGCTGGCCTAAGGCCCTTCGGTGTCATGATAATATTGGGGGGAATAGATGAGGGGCCTGAGCTTTACGTCACTCATCCTGGGGGTGCTTACTATGACTACATGGCATTCGCTGTGGGTAAGAACTCGGACAAAGTGAACGAGACATTCAGGCAGACCTTCAAGCAGGAGTTCTCCCTCGATGAATGCTTAACATACGCCGTCAGGGTCGCTATGGAATCAGAGGAGGAAGAGGTCAACGAGAATTACTTGGAGATAGCTGTCATAGATCTAACTACTAGGAAGTTCAGGGAGCTATCGAGGGAGGAGATAGCGAATTACACTAGGAAAGCGAGAGAAGGGTGA